CCTGCTGGCGCTCTTCCTGACCCAGCGTTCGGTCGAGTCGGTCCGTTGGAGATGAGCCGTGCGCCGCAGTAACTCGTTGTTGGGCCTCATCGGCCTCGTGCTCCTGCTGTTTGCCGGTGTGGCTGCGGTCTTCACGCGCGCCCGCTCCGGCGTCGATATTCTGTACATCTTCGTGAACGGCCTCTTCGGCCTGTTCGCGGTGATCGCCTACCTGAGCGCGGGGCTGGAGAACCTCCGTGGCATGGTGAGCGAACGGTCGACGAAATACGGCATCAACGCGTTATTCGTGTCCGCCGTCTTCCTCGCCGTCGTGGGGTTGCTCAATTACATCTCGACGCGCCACCCCCACCGCTTCGACCTGACGGAACAGGGCGTCTTCAGCCTGTCGCCACAGTCGGTGAGTGTCGTCAAGAATCTCCAGGAGGAGTTGCAGATCCAAGCCTTCGTGGAAGGTGGCGTGAGCCCGGAGCTCCGCGATCTGCTGAGCAACTACCAGTACAACTCCCCCAAGATCAAATTTGAACTCATCGATCCGGACCGCCAGCCGGAAGTGGCCGAGAAATACCATGTGACGGCCTACAACACCGTGCGCTTCGAGTACGGCAAGGAATCGACCACGATTTCCAAACCGACGGAGGAAGCCATCACCAACGCCATCATCAAGGTGTCCCGGTCGATTCGGAAGACCGTGTGCTTTGTCGAAGGGCACGGGGAGCCGGACGTCGATGACGCCCAGAACGCCCACGCGCTGTCGAGCGTGAAGGAGGCGCTCGGCAACGAGAACTGCGAAGTGAAGAAAGTGCTGTTGGCCTCGGTGGACAAAGTGCCAGACGACTGTTCGGTGGTCGCGGTTGCCGGTCCGCAAAAGCCCTATCTGGAAAGCGAGCTGAACGCTCTCGGTACGTATCTCGACGGCGGCGGTCGTGTGTTGATGATGCTGCCCCCGCGCACCGGCAACGAGTTTCAACCGCTCCTGTCCAAGTGGGGGGTGAAGCTCGGCAACGATGTGGTGGTGGACCAGGTCGTCCGCCTCTTCCAGGGCCCGGCGCTCGGGCTGGCGCCGCTGGTGAATACCTATGCGACCCACGAGATCACGCGCGACTTCAAACAGCGCACCGTCTTTCCGATGACGCGGTCGGTTCATGCCGACGCCGCCGGGAAGAAGGGGCTGCAGGTCACCGAACTGGTGAAGACCAGCCCTCAGAGCTGGGGTGAAACCGATCTGGATGCTCTCTTCCAGCGCAGCGAAGCGAGCTTGGATGCCAACGTC
Above is a genomic segment from Candidatus Binatia bacterium containing:
- a CDS encoding Gldg family protein, whose amino-acid sequence is MRRSNSLLGLIGLVLLLFAGVAAVFTRARSGVDILYIFVNGLFGLFAVIAYLSAGLENLRGMVSERSTKYGINALFVSAVFLAVVGLLNYISTRHPHRFDLTEQGVFSLSPQSVSVVKNLQEELQIQAFVEGGVSPELRDLLSNYQYNSPKIKFELIDPDRQPEVAEKYHVTAYNTVRFEYGKESTTISKPTEEAITNAIIKVSRSIRKTVCFVEGHGEPDVDDAQNAHALSSVKEALGNENCEVKKVLLASVDKVPDDCSVVAVAGPQKPYLESELNALGTYLDGGGRVLMMLPPRTGNEFQPLLSKWGVKLGNDVVVDQVVRLFQGPALGLAPLVNTYATHEITRDFKQRTVFPMTRSVHADAAGKKGLQVTELVKTSPQSWGETDLDALFQRSEASLDANVDTKGPVPIAVVTNADLKQMGTGKEGTARLAVYGSVEFASNREVDGTYYNRDLVLNTVDWLAGQADLLSIRPRSVRASRVQFTADQGTVIFYLSVLLIPEILLIVGIAVWWRRE